A DNA window from Amycolatopsis sp. DSM 110486 contains the following coding sequences:
- a CDS encoding GntR family transcriptional regulator codes for MKPGAERGLVALPARQVLADGVYEQLRALIMNDGIAPGARVNIDEIARELGVSGTPVREALARLESEELVSRLPLRGYRVTELLSRREVDDMYSLRMLLEPPSAGLAAKAMSDGHSAALRAELATCPAAPAHDAYSDYKALTAHDARLHELVLHIAGNAAVEQAFARTHCHLHFFRLNYNQPFGEQTISEHRDIVEALVSGSAVAARKAMAAHLEVARDRLLSRM; via the coding sequence ATGAAGCCGGGCGCGGAGCGCGGGCTCGTCGCGCTGCCGGCCCGGCAGGTGCTCGCCGACGGCGTCTACGAGCAGCTCCGCGCCCTCATCATGAACGACGGCATCGCGCCCGGGGCCCGCGTGAACATCGACGAGATCGCGCGGGAGCTGGGGGTCTCGGGCACGCCCGTGCGGGAAGCGTTGGCGCGCCTGGAATCCGAGGAGCTGGTGAGCCGCCTGCCGTTGCGCGGCTACCGCGTGACCGAGCTGCTGAGCAGGCGCGAGGTCGACGACATGTACTCGCTGCGGATGCTGCTGGAGCCGCCGAGCGCCGGGCTGGCCGCGAAGGCGATGTCGGACGGCCATTCGGCAGCGTTGCGCGCGGAGCTGGCGACGTGCCCCGCCGCGCCCGCGCACGACGCATACAGCGACTACAAGGCGTTGACCGCGCACGACGCGCGCTTGCACGAGCTGGTGCTGCACATCGCGGGCAACGCGGCGGTGGAGCAGGCGTTCGCCCGCACCCACTGCCACCTGCACTTCTTCCGGCTCAACTACAACCAGCCGTTCGGCGAGCAGACGATCTCGGAACACCGTGACATCGTCGAGGCGCTCGTGTCGGGCAGCGCGGTGGCGGCGCGCAAAGCGATGGCCGCGCACCTGGAAGTGGCGCGCGACCGGCTGTTGTCCCGCATGTGA
- a CDS encoding snapalysin family zinc-dependent metalloprotease has protein sequence MSRKFLLSGAIALAVAAAPLVAGTATAATAATDQAAAVTTVYYSTSGAPTFRAAINAGAANWNRSVTNVKLVERSSGASLRYTEGNDPRGSYAQSDGHGTGTVFIDYAQAREYDNTRIAAHETGHVLGLPDRYSGPCSELMSGGGPGPSCTNANPNAQERSRVNSLWANGFRTLGAGGPQERIYETLPVLTH, from the coding sequence ATGTCGAGGAAGTTCTTGCTGTCCGGCGCCATCGCGCTGGCCGTCGCCGCCGCCCCGCTCGTCGCGGGCACGGCCACCGCCGCCACGGCCGCCACCGACCAGGCCGCGGCCGTCACCACGGTGTACTACAGCACCTCCGGCGCGCCGACGTTCCGTGCGGCGATCAACGCCGGCGCGGCCAACTGGAACCGCTCGGTCACCAACGTCAAGCTGGTCGAACGCTCTTCGGGCGCCTCGCTGCGCTACACCGAGGGCAACGACCCGCGCGGCTCCTACGCCCAGAGCGACGGCCACGGCACCGGCACCGTCTTCATCGACTACGCCCAGGCCCGCGAGTACGACAACACCCGCATCGCCGCCCACGAGACCGGCCACGTGCTCGGCCTGCCCGACCGCTACTCCGGCCCGTGCTCCGAGCTGATGTCGGGCGGCGGCCCCGGCCCGTCGTGCACCAACGCCAACCCCAACGCGCAGGAACGTTCCCGCGTGAACTCCCTGTGGGCCAACGGTTTCCGCACGCTGGGCGCCGGCGGACCGCAGGAGCGCATCTACGAGACGCTGCCCGTCCTCACCCACTGA
- a CDS encoding helix-turn-helix domain-containing protein, which translates to MGRRSSWEGTPCPIARGADVLGEPWTLVILREAHAGTTRFDEFRSSLGIADNVLSARLARMVETGLMTRVPYRDGGRTRDEYRLTQAGADTLPVIHALGAWGDTHTHSPAPGEPMRLVHTPCGELTRPGEKCDHCGGDVNRAELRRLEKETHDQVPLAEPVA; encoded by the coding sequence ATGGGTCGACGGTCAAGCTGGGAAGGCACGCCGTGCCCCATCGCCCGAGGCGCCGACGTGCTCGGCGAGCCGTGGACGCTGGTGATCCTGCGCGAGGCCCACGCGGGCACCACGCGCTTCGACGAGTTCCGCAGCAGCCTCGGCATCGCGGACAACGTGCTGTCCGCACGGCTCGCGCGAATGGTCGAGACCGGGCTGATGACCCGCGTCCCCTACCGCGACGGCGGCCGCACCCGCGACGAGTACCGCCTCACCCAGGCCGGCGCCGACACGCTGCCGGTGATCCACGCGCTGGGCGCGTGGGGCGACACCCACACCCACTCCCCAGCCCCGGGCGAGCCGATGCGGCTGGTCCACACCCCCTGCGGCGAGCTCACTCGCCCCGGCGAGAAGTGCGACCACTGCGGCGGCGACGTGAACCGGGCGGAACTGCGCCGGCTCGAGAAGGAGACGCACGACCAGGTACCACTGGCCGAACCCGTCGCCTGA
- a CDS encoding SDR family oxidoreductase: MEIKGSVALVTGANRGLGQELAAALLERGAAKVYAAVRRPESVDLPGVVPIAVDVTDPASIRAAAEAAGDVTLLINNAGVSTGASFLSGSLEDVRLEMETHYFGPLETARAFAPTLARNGGGAILNILSVLSWFTAPHVNAYSAGKAAGLQLTNGLRLALHDQGTLVTALHVGYMDTDMAADITDPKSDPASIAALALDGLEKGDFEIVADDVSRSVRASLSGDIAGQYPQLVS, from the coding sequence ATGGAGATCAAGGGTTCCGTCGCACTGGTGACGGGCGCGAACCGCGGGCTGGGCCAGGAGCTGGCCGCCGCCTTGCTGGAGCGCGGCGCGGCGAAGGTCTACGCCGCGGTGCGCCGTCCGGAATCGGTCGACCTGCCGGGTGTCGTGCCGATTGCGGTCGACGTCACAGACCCGGCTTCGATCCGCGCGGCCGCGGAAGCGGCGGGCGACGTGACGCTGCTGATCAACAACGCCGGCGTCTCCACGGGGGCGTCGTTCCTTTCCGGTTCGTTGGAAGACGTCCGGCTGGAGATGGAGACGCATTACTTCGGCCCGCTGGAGACGGCTCGCGCCTTCGCTCCCACGCTGGCCCGCAACGGCGGCGGCGCGATCCTGAACATCCTCTCGGTGCTGTCGTGGTTCACCGCACCCCACGTCAACGCGTACTCCGCGGGCAAAGCGGCGGGCCTGCAGCTGACCAACGGCCTGCGCCTGGCCCTGCACGACCAGGGCACGCTCGTGACGGCCCTGCACGTCGGCTACATGGACACGGACATGGCGGCGGACATCACTGACCCCAAGTCCGACCCGGCGTCGATCGCCGCGCTGGCCCTGGACGGCCTTGAAAAGGGCGACTTCGAGATCGTCGCGGACGACGTCAGCCGCTCCGTGCGCGCGAGCCTGTCGGGCGACATCGCGGGGCAGTACCCGCAGCTCGTTTCCTGA
- a CDS encoding WXG100 family type VII secretion target, whose protein sequence is MTTTFDPNAKPDFGAGVVITDSNKFSGAGFLDSYSFLIKSCEDMKTADDSDKAALGVSIGLGVVASAVDTVKFALNPLGSLISAGLGWLIEHVSFLREPLDMLMGDPDQIQLLSQEVHTIAETIRQIGEDQKSSLDGDIKEWQGNAGDTFRQRMQELAADLDSKAHGTDIVAYLIQTNMAIIAAVRGLFRDLITTVLGDMISTMLIALAAAIPTFGASIVAGVGWCVAQATLTATSLGAKLAAVVAQATRSAARIGNVVKGLKTRPGASGAAGSGAHAGDDIPLGPVPSRGGSGGGAGSSGAHSGDDAATPPPVPPKDDVPPPAGGSGSGSGSGSGSGSGSGSGSGSGSGSGSGSGSGSGSGTHAGDDAATPPPPAHSGDDAATPPPASHAGDDVPPPVPPKDDVPPPAGGSGSGSGSGSGSGSGSGTHGGDDAATPPPASHAGDDVPPPVPPKDDVPPLATHTDDAATPPPASHADDDVPPPVPPKDDVPPPATHSGDDAATPPPASHAGDDAATPPPASHAGDDVPPPVPPKDDVPPPATHSGDDAATPPPASHAGDDVPPPVPPRDDVPPPGTHSGDDAATPPPSSHAGDDAPPPVSPKDDVPPPGTHSGDDAASTAGTQGGHHGDDAASDSSHGGTQGSHHGDDAASDGSHGGTQGSHHGDDGTPPASHHGDDAAAPPANQPPKTPWTKAHEDWLKQHQPDAFAKYKYLENQLKANHPQAFSILKQWVADSDSAKEMWAWPVKGGQEIMKQMLDIQKTAETGWANANAGGDQPPADGGH, encoded by the coding sequence GTGACCACGACGTTCGACCCGAACGCCAAGCCCGACTTCGGTGCCGGGGTGGTGATCACCGACTCCAACAAGTTCTCCGGCGCGGGTTTCCTCGACTCGTACTCGTTCCTCATCAAGAGCTGCGAGGACATGAAGACCGCCGACGACTCCGACAAGGCGGCCCTGGGCGTCTCGATCGGGCTCGGCGTGGTGGCTTCGGCCGTGGACACGGTGAAGTTCGCGCTCAACCCGCTGGGCAGCCTGATCTCGGCCGGGCTCGGCTGGCTGATCGAGCACGTGAGCTTCCTGCGCGAGCCGCTCGACATGCTGATGGGCGACCCGGACCAGATCCAGCTGCTGAGCCAGGAAGTGCACACGATCGCCGAGACCATCCGGCAGATCGGCGAGGACCAGAAGTCCTCTTTGGACGGCGACATCAAGGAGTGGCAGGGCAACGCCGGCGACACGTTCCGGCAGCGCATGCAGGAGCTCGCCGCCGACCTGGACAGCAAGGCCCACGGCACCGACATCGTGGCGTACCTGATCCAGACGAACATGGCCATCATCGCCGCCGTGCGGGGTCTGTTCCGCGACCTCATCACCACGGTGCTGGGCGACATGATCTCCACGATGCTGATCGCTTTGGCGGCGGCCATCCCGACTTTCGGCGCCTCGATCGTCGCGGGCGTCGGCTGGTGCGTCGCGCAGGCGACGCTCACCGCCACCTCGCTCGGCGCGAAGCTCGCCGCGGTCGTCGCGCAGGCCACCCGCTCGGCCGCGCGCATCGGCAACGTCGTCAAGGGCCTCAAGACCCGCCCGGGCGCGAGCGGCGCCGCCGGCAGCGGGGCCCACGCTGGTGACGACATCCCGCTGGGCCCGGTCCCCAGCCGCGGCGGCTCGGGTGGCGGCGCTGGGTCTTCCGGTGCGCACAGTGGTGATGATGCGGCTACTCCGCCGCCGGTGCCGCCGAAGGACGATGTGCCTCCGCCCGCGGGTGGTTCGGGTTCTGGATCGGGCTCGGGTAGCGGCAGTGGTTCGGGCTCGGGTTCAGGCTCGGGTAGTGGTTCTGGCAGCGGCTCGGGCAGTGGCAGTGGTTCTGGCAGCGGCACCCACGCCGGCGACGACGCCGCCACGCCTCCGCCCCCGGCCCACAGCGGCGACGACGCCGCGACCCCACCCCCGGCCTCGCACGCCGGCGACGACGTCCCACCGCCGGTTCCCCCGAAGGACGACGTCCCCCCGCCCGCCGGCGGCAGCGGTTCTGGCAGCGGGTCCGGTTCTGGCAGCGGCTCCGGCAGCGGCACCCACGGCGGCGACGACGCCGCCACGCCTCCCCCGGCTTCCCACGCCGGTGACGACGTCCCACCTCCGGTCCCACCGAAGGACGACGTCCCGCCCCTGGCAACCCACACCGACGACGCAGCCACACCCCCGCCGGCCTCCCACGCCGACGACGACGTGCCGCCGCCCGTGCCCCCGAAGGACGACGTCCCACCCCCGGCAACCCACTCCGGCGACGACGCGGCCACCCCGCCACCCGCCTCCCACGCGGGCGACGACGCCGCGACGCCTCCGCCGGCCTCCCACGCGGGCGACGACGTCCCGCCGCCGGTGCCGCCCAAGGACGACGTTCCGCCACCGGCAACCCATTCGGGCGACGACGCCGCGACACCTCCGCCGGCCTCCCACGCCGGTGACGACGTCCCACCGCCGGTCCCGCCCAGGGACGACGTCCCCCCGCCGGGCACCCACTCCGGCGACGACGCCGCGACACCTCCGCCGAGCAGCCACGCGGGCGACGACGCGCCGCCGCCCGTCTCACCCAAGGACGACGTGCCCCCGCCCGGCACCCACTCCGGTGACGACGCGGCTTCGACGGCCGGAACCCAGGGCGGCCACCACGGCGACGACGCCGCCTCGGACAGCAGCCACGGTGGCACGCAAGGCAGTCACCACGGAGACGACGCAGCCTCCGACGGCAGCCACGGCGGAACCCAAGGCAGCCACCACGGAGACGACGGCACGCCGCCTGCCAGTCACCACGGCGACGACGCCGCCGCGCCCCCGGCCAACCAGCCGCCGAAGACCCCGTGGACGAAGGCGCACGAGGATTGGCTGAAGCAGCACCAGCCGGACGCCTTCGCCAAGTACAAGTACCTCGAGAACCAGCTGAAGGCGAACCACCCGCAAGCCTTCTCGATCCTCAAGCAGTGGGTCGCAGACTCCGACAGCGCCAAGGAAATGTGGGCGTGGCCGGTCAAGGGCGGCCAGGAGATCATGAAGCAGATGCTCGACATCCAGAAAACAGCCGAAACCGGCTGGGCCAACGCCAACGCGGGCGGCGACCAGCCCCCAGCAGACGGCGGCCACTAG
- a CDS encoding type VII secretion target, which produces MDGYTVEPDVLTTYASGLDDRGGKVTAAANRIQEVNGGDINAFGVVVGQVLGIPTRIALGVLHDQVNGAAKAITDQANNTRTAADQYRTTETNHAQTITTAGTPT; this is translated from the coding sequence ATGGACGGGTACACCGTCGAACCCGACGTGCTGACGACGTACGCGAGTGGTCTGGACGATCGCGGCGGCAAGGTGACGGCCGCGGCCAACCGCATCCAAGAAGTCAACGGCGGCGACATCAACGCCTTCGGCGTGGTCGTCGGCCAGGTGCTGGGGATCCCGACGCGCATCGCGCTCGGTGTGCTGCACGACCAGGTCAACGGCGCCGCGAAGGCGATCACGGACCAGGCCAACAACACGCGCACAGCCGCGGACCAGTACCGCACCACGGAAACCAACCACGCACAGACGATCACGACAGCGGGGACCCCGACGTGA
- a CDS encoding YbaB/EbfC family nucleoid-associated protein: MDEQEWLDDFQRRVDDMRAKSVALQEKLTEAEGKARSSDGLVTVTVTPNGALKNLHIDDRALRSSGGAQLTATIMETYGKAQRQVSREVADALEPLAGGTEVMDVVRSFLPAPEPEEDEPQDAPRQPGEPEAEDRTPPPPAPPRMPSAGGVPPQPSQVPPLPPRMPPPPLPPAPPVPPAPQPGPPAPPQPRPDQQPRPQSGPHRRRMDGDDDEMQPW; this comes from the coding sequence GTGGACGAGCAGGAGTGGCTGGACGACTTCCAGCGGCGCGTGGACGACATGCGCGCGAAAAGCGTTGCGTTGCAAGAGAAGCTCACCGAGGCCGAAGGCAAGGCCCGCTCGTCGGACGGACTGGTCACGGTCACCGTCACCCCCAACGGCGCGCTGAAGAACCTGCACATCGACGACCGGGCGCTGCGTTCGTCCGGCGGGGCCCAGCTCACCGCCACCATCATGGAGACCTACGGCAAGGCCCAGCGACAGGTGTCGCGCGAGGTCGCCGACGCGCTCGAACCACTGGCCGGCGGCACCGAGGTGATGGACGTGGTCCGGTCCTTCCTGCCCGCGCCGGAGCCCGAGGAAGACGAACCGCAGGACGCGCCGCGCCAGCCCGGTGAACCCGAGGCCGAGGACCGCACCCCGCCGCCGCCCGCGCCGCCGCGGATGCCGTCCGCCGGTGGCGTGCCGCCGCAGCCGTCTCAGGTTCCGCCTCTGCCGCCGCGGATGCCGCCGCCGCCCTTGCCGCCCGCTCCCCCCGTTCCGCCGGCTCCGCAGCCGGGGCCGCCCGCGCCGCCGCAGCCGCGGCCGGACCAGCAGCCGAGGCCGCAGTCGGGCCCGCACCGCCGCCGCATGGACGGCGACGACGACGAGATGCAGCCGTGGTGA
- a CDS encoding TetR/AcrR family transcriptional regulator, with the protein MPEEVEVSAGRTRNRWGEGDRLRGEILDAASRLLSELGGEDGLTIRGVARAVGIAPASIYQHFTDRSALVAGLLDHEFARLRAAMEAAEASEDPADVVGRVRSLIHAYCSFAMENPGHHRLMMANGATRATPDAYPKGPLPDLIELLTTGFARCDAAGFSLRVPAERAGVIAFVGAHGRVALFHNSPVRGGADSVLPFVDELVSLVFA; encoded by the coding sequence GTGCCGGAAGAAGTCGAGGTCAGCGCCGGGCGCACCCGGAACAGGTGGGGCGAGGGCGACCGGCTGCGCGGGGAGATCCTCGACGCGGCCAGCCGGCTGCTGTCCGAGCTCGGCGGTGAGGACGGCCTGACGATCCGCGGCGTCGCCCGCGCGGTCGGCATCGCGCCGGCGAGTATCTACCAGCACTTCACGGACCGCTCCGCGCTCGTCGCGGGCTTGCTCGACCACGAGTTCGCGCGGCTGCGCGCCGCGATGGAGGCGGCCGAGGCGAGCGAGGACCCGGCGGACGTCGTCGGCCGCGTGCGCTCGCTGATCCATGCGTACTGCAGCTTCGCCATGGAGAACCCCGGCCACCACCGGCTGATGATGGCCAACGGCGCCACCCGCGCGACGCCCGACGCGTACCCGAAGGGTCCGTTGCCCGACCTCATCGAATTGCTCACGACCGGCTTCGCGCGGTGCGACGCGGCGGGCTTCTCGCTCAGAGTGCCCGCCGAGCGGGCCGGCGTGATCGCGTTCGTCGGCGCCCACGGCCGCGTCGCGCTGTTCCACAACTCGCCCGTGCGGGGCGGCGCCGACTCCGTCCTGCCGTTCGTCGACGAGCTCGTTTCGCTCGTTTTCGCCTGA
- a CDS encoding cytochrome P450, with translation MTEVLSSSSQGVSDAREPEYPMSRGRCPFDPPPELERRLHDEPVSRVRIWDGSEPWLFTRYEDVRALLRDARVSADTDLPGYPPQSPGVAARRKRAKAFISMDDPEHASQRRMLTADFMVKKMERLRPRIQKIVDELIDDMLAGPKPADLVQAFALPLPSLVICELLGVPYEDRALFHRLSKVLVSQEATPQQSLDAVEELLAYLSRLVEQKLTDPGDDVLSRLATEQVATGTMTADDVAAMGQLLLVAGHETTANMIALGTVALLEHPEQLDLVRDGDAPLVANAVEELLRYLTIVHTGRRRVALEDMEVAGRRIRKGEGLIAASDVANRDAEAFPDPDKLDVTRKARHHVAFGYGVHQCLGQPLARVELQVVYSTLYRRIPTLKLAAPLAELDFKNDMLVYGVHSLPVTW, from the coding sequence ATGACGGAGGTTCTCTCGTCCTCGTCGCAAGGCGTGTCCGACGCCCGTGAGCCCGAGTACCCGATGTCGCGCGGGCGCTGCCCGTTCGACCCGCCGCCCGAGCTCGAGCGGCGGCTGCACGACGAGCCGGTGTCCCGCGTCCGGATCTGGGACGGCAGCGAGCCCTGGCTGTTCACGCGTTACGAAGACGTCCGCGCGCTGCTCCGCGACGCGCGCGTCAGCGCCGACACCGACCTGCCGGGCTACCCGCCGCAGTCGCCGGGCGTCGCGGCCCGGCGCAAGCGCGCCAAGGCGTTCATCAGCATGGACGACCCCGAGCACGCTTCCCAGCGCCGGATGCTGACCGCCGACTTCATGGTCAAGAAGATGGAGCGCCTGCGCCCGCGCATCCAGAAGATCGTCGACGAGCTGATCGACGACATGCTGGCCGGCCCGAAGCCCGCGGACCTCGTGCAGGCCTTCGCGCTTCCCCTGCCTTCGCTGGTGATCTGCGAGCTGCTCGGCGTGCCGTACGAAGACCGCGCGCTGTTCCACCGCCTCAGCAAGGTGCTGGTCTCGCAGGAGGCCACACCGCAGCAGTCGCTGGACGCGGTCGAGGAACTGCTGGCCTACCTGAGCCGGCTGGTGGAGCAGAAGCTGACGGACCCGGGCGACGACGTGCTGAGCCGTCTCGCGACCGAGCAGGTGGCCACCGGGACCATGACCGCCGACGACGTCGCGGCGATGGGCCAGCTGCTGCTCGTGGCCGGTCACGAGACCACGGCCAACATGATCGCGCTCGGCACCGTGGCGCTGCTGGAGCATCCGGAGCAGCTCGACCTCGTGCGCGACGGTGACGCACCGCTGGTCGCCAACGCCGTGGAGGAGCTGCTGCGCTACCTCACGATCGTCCACACGGGACGCCGGCGCGTCGCGTTGGAGGACATGGAGGTCGCGGGCCGGCGGATCCGCAAGGGCGAGGGCCTCATCGCCGCTTCGGACGTCGCCAACCGCGACGCCGAGGCCTTCCCTGACCCGGACAAGCTCGACGTGACGCGCAAGGCCCGCCACCACGTGGCGTTCGGCTACGGCGTGCACCAGTGCCTCGGGCAGCCGCTCGCGCGCGTCGAGCTGCAGGTGGTCTACAGCACGCTCTACCGGCGGATCCCGACGCTGAAGCTGGCGGCGCCGTTGGCGGAACTGGACTTCAAGAACGACATGCTGGTCTACGGCGTGCACTCGCTGCCGGTGACCTGGTGA
- a CDS encoding ferredoxin, producing MKVVIDQDRCVGAGQCVLAAPEVFDQREDDGIVVLLDDNPPEQLHDQVREAAQICPALAIELAG from the coding sequence ATGAAGGTGGTCATCGACCAGGACCGGTGCGTCGGGGCGGGCCAGTGCGTGCTCGCGGCGCCGGAGGTGTTCGACCAGCGCGAGGACGACGGCATCGTCGTGCTGCTGGACGACAACCCGCCCGAACAGCTGCACGACCAGGTCCGCGAGGCGGCGCAGATCTGTCCCGCGCTGGCGATCGAGCTGGCGGGCTAG
- a CDS encoding TetR/AcrR family transcriptional regulator produces the protein MVVFAGQGDARRSMELLWRKDVAPRGGGPGPKPGLSVDAIVAAAVEIADASGMGALSMRAVGERLGRTAMALYTYVPGKTELIDLMYDQTLTELRDDHDLSGGWRPAVVALARELWDFHLRHPWLLQVSYARPVLGPGEFRMQQLVLRVLFATGLPAARVRWIVGALLNTVRGSVQIAAESRQVSRETGLSEEDWWSSRAAVLGELVPDLVSRYPLVGRLGSEQPPVASDEPYLEREARLSLESGLDLLLDGIEAAIARES, from the coding sequence GTGGTCGTCTTCGCCGGGCAAGGGGACGCCCGCCGCTCGATGGAGCTCCTGTGGCGCAAGGACGTCGCGCCTCGTGGCGGCGGGCCGGGGCCCAAACCCGGGCTGAGCGTGGACGCCATCGTCGCGGCGGCCGTGGAAATCGCCGACGCCTCGGGAATGGGCGCGCTGTCCATGCGGGCGGTGGGCGAGCGCCTGGGCCGGACGGCGATGGCGCTGTACACGTACGTGCCGGGCAAGACCGAGCTCATCGACCTCATGTACGACCAGACGCTGACCGAGCTGCGCGACGACCACGACCTGTCCGGCGGCTGGCGCCCCGCGGTGGTCGCTCTGGCGCGGGAGCTCTGGGACTTCCACCTGCGGCACCCCTGGTTGCTGCAGGTGTCCTACGCCCGGCCGGTGCTGGGGCCGGGCGAGTTCCGGATGCAGCAGCTGGTGCTGCGGGTCCTCTTCGCGACCGGTCTGCCTGCCGCGCGGGTGCGATGGATCGTGGGCGCGTTGCTGAATACGGTCCGCGGCTCGGTGCAGATCGCCGCCGAATCACGCCAGGTCTCCCGCGAGACAGGACTGTCCGAAGAGGACTGGTGGTCCTCGCGGGCGGCGGTGCTGGGGGAGCTGGTGCCGGATTTGGTGTCGCGGTATCCGTTGGTGGGCCGGTTGGGTTCGGAGCAGCCACCGGTCGCGTCGGACGAGCCTTATCTTGAGCGTGAGGCGCGGCTCAGCCTGGAGTCGGGTCTGGATCTCCTTCTGGACGGTATCGAGGCGGCTATCGCTCGGGAGAGCTGA
- a CDS encoding ferrous iron transport protein A, translating into MILLDLPLGTRVVVRYRIEGGFTDALGELRDRDSSSCTVETKRGLVVVPLSDVVAAKPVPPAPERRRPKSSGPPPGDL; encoded by the coding sequence GTGATCCTCCTGGACCTGCCACTGGGCACCCGCGTCGTGGTCCGCTACCGCATCGAGGGCGGCTTCACGGACGCCCTCGGCGAGCTGCGGGACCGTGATTCTTCTTCCTGCACAGTGGAAACGAAGCGTGGCCTCGTGGTGGTGCCGTTGTCCGACGTAGTCGCGGCGAAGCCGGTGCCGCCCGCTCCGGAGCGCCGCCGTCCGAAATCGAGTGGCCCGCCACCCGGAGACCTGTGA
- a CDS encoding glutaredoxin family protein — MIVYGANWCPDVKRSRALLDSRGVAYDYVDVEADPAAETLVRSLQHGARRIPTIVFTDGTHLVEPSDDELAARL, encoded by the coding sequence ATGATCGTGTACGGCGCGAACTGGTGCCCGGACGTCAAACGCAGCCGCGCGCTGCTCGACTCCCGCGGCGTGGCGTACGACTACGTGGACGTCGAGGCGGACCCCGCCGCCGAGACGCTGGTGCGCTCCCTCCAGCACGGCGCGCGCCGCATCCCGACCATCGTCTTCACCGACGGCACCCACCTGGTGGAACCGTCGGACGACGAACTCGCGGCACGCCTGTGA